One genomic window of Lepeophtheirus salmonis chromosome 5, UVic_Lsal_1.4, whole genome shotgun sequence includes the following:
- the LOC121117940 gene encoding epsin-2 isoform X2, which yields MIPLQSLYFPSLKVEQFIKFENMAVNISGLRRNIKNVACSYSPAQVKVREATSNDPWGPSSTMMSEVADLTYNIAAFSDVMQMIWKRLNDQGKNWRHVYKALVLLEYLLKTGCDKVIEESKMNLFIIKSLIDFQYLDDNKDQGINVREKAKSLVTLLKDDELLKSERVKALKSKFNTTREKHQASRWMRNSQSMIETSLSELEDDRPHTKGEEDLQLELALAMSRGDVDDDECDQDSQGENPIRRNYSEDFKFVSHKSENDIEGLYKANENQTVQNKSSLFDLVDLEFDPTPLSGNASGLQGSAFTTTASIYKCPNSISPPTASLGGIKSVSLDPLCISTPNVSIFDRNKGLDPWGNQCSPPHPPTRFDSAIDVFNPRDEGNLLPSSSKPSKAEATTSGSMTNSFDPWETSFGDKGEGTICEDPFSTQSQNILADFDNIRHDVESSILSGEDSKNDPFIVQLDPSSTSPQLKFETTAVCGADGGDPFQSSFQDISSHKHGVGSILNEHQNLVDLDNWSPFGGKNPFELKPTNPFQPAKQSTPMKQLAKDNINQLDNSHYPKNHGNQQQQQQLPHTLEDSPFF from the exons ATGATTCCCTTACAGAGCCTCTATTTCCCCTCCTTAAAGGTTGAAcagtttataaaatttgaaaacatggCTGTGAACATATCCGGCTtgagaagaaatattaaaaatgtcgCTTGTAGTTATTCACCGGCACAAGTCAAAGTTAGGGAAGCCACATCAAATGATCCATGGGGTCCCAGTTCAACCATGATGTCGGAAGTTGCTGACTTAACTTACAATATTGCTGCCTTTTCAGATGTTATGCAAATGATTTGGAAAAGGCTGAATGATCAAGGGAAGAATTGGAGACATGTATATAAAGCTCTAGTTCTGTTGGAGTATCTACTCAAAACTGGATGTGACAAG GTAATTGAGGAAAGTAAAAtgaatttgtttattataaagTCATTGATTGACTTTCAATATTTGGATGATAATAAAGACCAAGGAATAAATGTGAGGGAAAAGGCTAAATCCCTTGTCACATTACTAAAAGATGATGAATTGCTTAAAAGTGAGAGGGTGAAGGCCTTGAAGTCCAAG TTCAATACAACTCGAGAAAAACATCAAGCTAGTCGTTGGATGAGAAATAGCCAATCGATGATAGAGACATCACTTTCGGAATTGGAAGATGATAGACCTCATACTAAAG gtGAGGAAGATCTGCAGCTTGAATTAGCCTTGGCAATGTCAAGGGGGGATGTTGATGATGATGAATGTGATCAAGACTCGCAAGGAGAAAACCCCATTCGAAGAAATTATAG tgAAGATTTCAAGTTTGTGTCACATAAAAGTGAAAATGACATCGAAGGTTTATACAAAGCGAATGAGAATCAAACAGTACAGAATAAATCTTCATTATTCGATCTGGTAGATCTAGAATTTGATCCAACTCCTTTGTCTGGTAATGCCTCAGGTCTTCAAGGGAGTGCTTTTACAACAACTGCATCCATTTATAAATGTCCAAATTCTATTTCACCTCCAACTGCATCACTGGGTGGAATAAAATCTGTTTCTTTGGATCCTCTTTGTATTTCAACTCCCAATGTGTCTATTTTCGATAGAAATAAAGGTCTGGATCCTTGGGGAAATCAATGTTCACCTCCACATCCACCAACAAGATTTGATTCCGCCATTGATGTTTTCAACCCACgag ATGAGGGTAACCTTCTTCCTTCATCATCCAAGCCGAGTAAAGCAGAGGCTACAACTAGTGGATCAATGACAAATAGTTTTGATCCATGGGAAACCTCATTTGGTGATAAGGGGGAGGGTACCATCTGCGAGGATCCATTTTCAACCCAGTCTCAAAATATTCTCGCAGACTTTGATAATATCCGCCATGATGTAGAATCATCCATTTTGAGTGGAG AAGACTCAAAAAATGATCCATTCATTGTTCAGTTGGATCCTTCTTCAACATCTCCTCAGTTAAAGTTTGAAACAACTGCTGTTTGTGGAGCAGATGGAGGGGATCCCTTTCAAAGTTCTTTTCAAGATATTTCAAGTCATAAGCATGGCGTGGGATCCATTCTAAATGAACATCAGAATCTCGTTGACCTTGACAATTGGTCTCCTTTTGGtg GTAAAAATCCTTTTGAATTAAAGCCAACGAATCCATTTCAACCGGCAAAACAATCTACACCCATGAAACAACTGGCAAAGGACAATATAAATCAGCTTGATAATTCTCATTATCCCAAAAACCATGGGAATCAGCAGCAACAACAGCAATTACCACATACACTTGAAGACAGTCCATTCTTTTGA
- the LOC121117940 gene encoding epsin-2 isoform X1 yields MAGLYTPTVSFRRSPVQVINNLLDLSLYFPSLKVEQFIKFENMAVNISGLRRNIKNVACSYSPAQVKVREATSNDPWGPSSTMMSEVADLTYNIAAFSDVMQMIWKRLNDQGKNWRHVYKALVLLEYLLKTGCDKVIEESKMNLFIIKSLIDFQYLDDNKDQGINVREKAKSLVTLLKDDELLKSERVKALKSKFNTTREKHQASRWMRNSQSMIETSLSELEDDRPHTKGEEDLQLELALAMSRGDVDDDECDQDSQGENPIRRNYSEDFKFVSHKSENDIEGLYKANENQTVQNKSSLFDLVDLEFDPTPLSGNASGLQGSAFTTTASIYKCPNSISPPTASLGGIKSVSLDPLCISTPNVSIFDRNKGLDPWGNQCSPPHPPTRFDSAIDVFNPRDEGNLLPSSSKPSKAEATTSGSMTNSFDPWETSFGDKGEGTICEDPFSTQSQNILADFDNIRHDVESSILSGEDSKNDPFIVQLDPSSTSPQLKFETTAVCGADGGDPFQSSFQDISSHKHGVGSILNEHQNLVDLDNWSPFGGKNPFELKPTNPFQPAKQSTPMKQLAKDNINQLDNSHYPKNHGNQQQQQQLPHTLEDSPFF; encoded by the exons atggCAGGGCTATATACCCCTACAGTTAGTTTCAGACGGTCGCCAGTGCAAGTAATTAATAACTTGCTAGATTtg AGCCTCTATTTCCCCTCCTTAAAGGTTGAAcagtttataaaatttgaaaacatggCTGTGAACATATCCGGCTtgagaagaaatattaaaaatgtcgCTTGTAGTTATTCACCGGCACAAGTCAAAGTTAGGGAAGCCACATCAAATGATCCATGGGGTCCCAGTTCAACCATGATGTCGGAAGTTGCTGACTTAACTTACAATATTGCTGCCTTTTCAGATGTTATGCAAATGATTTGGAAAAGGCTGAATGATCAAGGGAAGAATTGGAGACATGTATATAAAGCTCTAGTTCTGTTGGAGTATCTACTCAAAACTGGATGTGACAAG GTAATTGAGGAAAGTAAAAtgaatttgtttattataaagTCATTGATTGACTTTCAATATTTGGATGATAATAAAGACCAAGGAATAAATGTGAGGGAAAAGGCTAAATCCCTTGTCACATTACTAAAAGATGATGAATTGCTTAAAAGTGAGAGGGTGAAGGCCTTGAAGTCCAAG TTCAATACAACTCGAGAAAAACATCAAGCTAGTCGTTGGATGAGAAATAGCCAATCGATGATAGAGACATCACTTTCGGAATTGGAAGATGATAGACCTCATACTAAAG gtGAGGAAGATCTGCAGCTTGAATTAGCCTTGGCAATGTCAAGGGGGGATGTTGATGATGATGAATGTGATCAAGACTCGCAAGGAGAAAACCCCATTCGAAGAAATTATAG tgAAGATTTCAAGTTTGTGTCACATAAAAGTGAAAATGACATCGAAGGTTTATACAAAGCGAATGAGAATCAAACAGTACAGAATAAATCTTCATTATTCGATCTGGTAGATCTAGAATTTGATCCAACTCCTTTGTCTGGTAATGCCTCAGGTCTTCAAGGGAGTGCTTTTACAACAACTGCATCCATTTATAAATGTCCAAATTCTATTTCACCTCCAACTGCATCACTGGGTGGAATAAAATCTGTTTCTTTGGATCCTCTTTGTATTTCAACTCCCAATGTGTCTATTTTCGATAGAAATAAAGGTCTGGATCCTTGGGGAAATCAATGTTCACCTCCACATCCACCAACAAGATTTGATTCCGCCATTGATGTTTTCAACCCACgag ATGAGGGTAACCTTCTTCCTTCATCATCCAAGCCGAGTAAAGCAGAGGCTACAACTAGTGGATCAATGACAAATAGTTTTGATCCATGGGAAACCTCATTTGGTGATAAGGGGGAGGGTACCATCTGCGAGGATCCATTTTCAACCCAGTCTCAAAATATTCTCGCAGACTTTGATAATATCCGCCATGATGTAGAATCATCCATTTTGAGTGGAG AAGACTCAAAAAATGATCCATTCATTGTTCAGTTGGATCCTTCTTCAACATCTCCTCAGTTAAAGTTTGAAACAACTGCTGTTTGTGGAGCAGATGGAGGGGATCCCTTTCAAAGTTCTTTTCAAGATATTTCAAGTCATAAGCATGGCGTGGGATCCATTCTAAATGAACATCAGAATCTCGTTGACCTTGACAATTGGTCTCCTTTTGGtg GTAAAAATCCTTTTGAATTAAAGCCAACGAATCCATTTCAACCGGCAAAACAATCTACACCCATGAAACAACTGGCAAAGGACAATATAAATCAGCTTGATAATTCTCATTATCCCAAAAACCATGGGAATCAGCAGCAACAACAGCAATTACCACATACACTTGAAGACAGTCCATTCTTTTGA
- the LOC121117940 gene encoding epsin-2 isoform X3, translated as MEFEVEQFIKFENMAVNISGLRRNIKNVACSYSPAQVKVREATSNDPWGPSSTMMSEVADLTYNIAAFSDVMQMIWKRLNDQGKNWRHVYKALVLLEYLLKTGCDKVIEESKMNLFIIKSLIDFQYLDDNKDQGINVREKAKSLVTLLKDDELLKSERVKALKSKFNTTREKHQASRWMRNSQSMIETSLSELEDDRPHTKGEEDLQLELALAMSRGDVDDDECDQDSQGENPIRRNYSEDFKFVSHKSENDIEGLYKANENQTVQNKSSLFDLVDLEFDPTPLSGNASGLQGSAFTTTASIYKCPNSISPPTASLGGIKSVSLDPLCISTPNVSIFDRNKGLDPWGNQCSPPHPPTRFDSAIDVFNPRDEGNLLPSSSKPSKAEATTSGSMTNSFDPWETSFGDKGEGTICEDPFSTQSQNILADFDNIRHDVESSILSGEDSKNDPFIVQLDPSSTSPQLKFETTAVCGADGGDPFQSSFQDISSHKHGVGSILNEHQNLVDLDNWSPFGGKNPFELKPTNPFQPAKQSTPMKQLAKDNINQLDNSHYPKNHGNQQQQQQLPHTLEDSPFF; from the exons Atggaatttgaa GTTGAAcagtttataaaatttgaaaacatggCTGTGAACATATCCGGCTtgagaagaaatattaaaaatgtcgCTTGTAGTTATTCACCGGCACAAGTCAAAGTTAGGGAAGCCACATCAAATGATCCATGGGGTCCCAGTTCAACCATGATGTCGGAAGTTGCTGACTTAACTTACAATATTGCTGCCTTTTCAGATGTTATGCAAATGATTTGGAAAAGGCTGAATGATCAAGGGAAGAATTGGAGACATGTATATAAAGCTCTAGTTCTGTTGGAGTATCTACTCAAAACTGGATGTGACAAG GTAATTGAGGAAAGTAAAAtgaatttgtttattataaagTCATTGATTGACTTTCAATATTTGGATGATAATAAAGACCAAGGAATAAATGTGAGGGAAAAGGCTAAATCCCTTGTCACATTACTAAAAGATGATGAATTGCTTAAAAGTGAGAGGGTGAAGGCCTTGAAGTCCAAG TTCAATACAACTCGAGAAAAACATCAAGCTAGTCGTTGGATGAGAAATAGCCAATCGATGATAGAGACATCACTTTCGGAATTGGAAGATGATAGACCTCATACTAAAG gtGAGGAAGATCTGCAGCTTGAATTAGCCTTGGCAATGTCAAGGGGGGATGTTGATGATGATGAATGTGATCAAGACTCGCAAGGAGAAAACCCCATTCGAAGAAATTATAG tgAAGATTTCAAGTTTGTGTCACATAAAAGTGAAAATGACATCGAAGGTTTATACAAAGCGAATGAGAATCAAACAGTACAGAATAAATCTTCATTATTCGATCTGGTAGATCTAGAATTTGATCCAACTCCTTTGTCTGGTAATGCCTCAGGTCTTCAAGGGAGTGCTTTTACAACAACTGCATCCATTTATAAATGTCCAAATTCTATTTCACCTCCAACTGCATCACTGGGTGGAATAAAATCTGTTTCTTTGGATCCTCTTTGTATTTCAACTCCCAATGTGTCTATTTTCGATAGAAATAAAGGTCTGGATCCTTGGGGAAATCAATGTTCACCTCCACATCCACCAACAAGATTTGATTCCGCCATTGATGTTTTCAACCCACgag ATGAGGGTAACCTTCTTCCTTCATCATCCAAGCCGAGTAAAGCAGAGGCTACAACTAGTGGATCAATGACAAATAGTTTTGATCCATGGGAAACCTCATTTGGTGATAAGGGGGAGGGTACCATCTGCGAGGATCCATTTTCAACCCAGTCTCAAAATATTCTCGCAGACTTTGATAATATCCGCCATGATGTAGAATCATCCATTTTGAGTGGAG AAGACTCAAAAAATGATCCATTCATTGTTCAGTTGGATCCTTCTTCAACATCTCCTCAGTTAAAGTTTGAAACAACTGCTGTTTGTGGAGCAGATGGAGGGGATCCCTTTCAAAGTTCTTTTCAAGATATTTCAAGTCATAAGCATGGCGTGGGATCCATTCTAAATGAACATCAGAATCTCGTTGACCTTGACAATTGGTCTCCTTTTGGtg GTAAAAATCCTTTTGAATTAAAGCCAACGAATCCATTTCAACCGGCAAAACAATCTACACCCATGAAACAACTGGCAAAGGACAATATAAATCAGCTTGATAATTCTCATTATCCCAAAAACCATGGGAATCAGCAGCAACAACAGCAATTACCACATACACTTGAAGACAGTCCATTCTTTTGA
- the LOC121117940 gene encoding epsin-2 isoform X4, giving the protein MAVNISGLRRNIKNVACSYSPAQVKVREATSNDPWGPSSTMMSEVADLTYNIAAFSDVMQMIWKRLNDQGKNWRHVYKALVLLEYLLKTGCDKVIEESKMNLFIIKSLIDFQYLDDNKDQGINVREKAKSLVTLLKDDELLKSERVKALKSKFNTTREKHQASRWMRNSQSMIETSLSELEDDRPHTKGEEDLQLELALAMSRGDVDDDECDQDSQGENPIRRNYSEDFKFVSHKSENDIEGLYKANENQTVQNKSSLFDLVDLEFDPTPLSGNASGLQGSAFTTTASIYKCPNSISPPTASLGGIKSVSLDPLCISTPNVSIFDRNKGLDPWGNQCSPPHPPTRFDSAIDVFNPRDEGNLLPSSSKPSKAEATTSGSMTNSFDPWETSFGDKGEGTICEDPFSTQSQNILADFDNIRHDVESSILSGEDSKNDPFIVQLDPSSTSPQLKFETTAVCGADGGDPFQSSFQDISSHKHGVGSILNEHQNLVDLDNWSPFGGKNPFELKPTNPFQPAKQSTPMKQLAKDNINQLDNSHYPKNHGNQQQQQQLPHTLEDSPFF; this is encoded by the exons atggCTGTGAACATATCCGGCTtgagaagaaatattaaaaatgtcgCTTGTAGTTATTCACCGGCACAAGTCAAAGTTAGGGAAGCCACATCAAATGATCCATGGGGTCCCAGTTCAACCATGATGTCGGAAGTTGCTGACTTAACTTACAATATTGCTGCCTTTTCAGATGTTATGCAAATGATTTGGAAAAGGCTGAATGATCAAGGGAAGAATTGGAGACATGTATATAAAGCTCTAGTTCTGTTGGAGTATCTACTCAAAACTGGATGTGACAAG GTAATTGAGGAAAGTAAAAtgaatttgtttattataaagTCATTGATTGACTTTCAATATTTGGATGATAATAAAGACCAAGGAATAAATGTGAGGGAAAAGGCTAAATCCCTTGTCACATTACTAAAAGATGATGAATTGCTTAAAAGTGAGAGGGTGAAGGCCTTGAAGTCCAAG TTCAATACAACTCGAGAAAAACATCAAGCTAGTCGTTGGATGAGAAATAGCCAATCGATGATAGAGACATCACTTTCGGAATTGGAAGATGATAGACCTCATACTAAAG gtGAGGAAGATCTGCAGCTTGAATTAGCCTTGGCAATGTCAAGGGGGGATGTTGATGATGATGAATGTGATCAAGACTCGCAAGGAGAAAACCCCATTCGAAGAAATTATAG tgAAGATTTCAAGTTTGTGTCACATAAAAGTGAAAATGACATCGAAGGTTTATACAAAGCGAATGAGAATCAAACAGTACAGAATAAATCTTCATTATTCGATCTGGTAGATCTAGAATTTGATCCAACTCCTTTGTCTGGTAATGCCTCAGGTCTTCAAGGGAGTGCTTTTACAACAACTGCATCCATTTATAAATGTCCAAATTCTATTTCACCTCCAACTGCATCACTGGGTGGAATAAAATCTGTTTCTTTGGATCCTCTTTGTATTTCAACTCCCAATGTGTCTATTTTCGATAGAAATAAAGGTCTGGATCCTTGGGGAAATCAATGTTCACCTCCACATCCACCAACAAGATTTGATTCCGCCATTGATGTTTTCAACCCACgag ATGAGGGTAACCTTCTTCCTTCATCATCCAAGCCGAGTAAAGCAGAGGCTACAACTAGTGGATCAATGACAAATAGTTTTGATCCATGGGAAACCTCATTTGGTGATAAGGGGGAGGGTACCATCTGCGAGGATCCATTTTCAACCCAGTCTCAAAATATTCTCGCAGACTTTGATAATATCCGCCATGATGTAGAATCATCCATTTTGAGTGGAG AAGACTCAAAAAATGATCCATTCATTGTTCAGTTGGATCCTTCTTCAACATCTCCTCAGTTAAAGTTTGAAACAACTGCTGTTTGTGGAGCAGATGGAGGGGATCCCTTTCAAAGTTCTTTTCAAGATATTTCAAGTCATAAGCATGGCGTGGGATCCATTCTAAATGAACATCAGAATCTCGTTGACCTTGACAATTGGTCTCCTTTTGGtg GTAAAAATCCTTTTGAATTAAAGCCAACGAATCCATTTCAACCGGCAAAACAATCTACACCCATGAAACAACTGGCAAAGGACAATATAAATCAGCTTGATAATTCTCATTATCCCAAAAACCATGGGAATCAGCAGCAACAACAGCAATTACCACATACACTTGAAGACAGTCCATTCTTTTGA